A stretch of DNA from Oncorhynchus nerka isolate Pitt River linkage group LG22, Oner_Uvic_2.0, whole genome shotgun sequence:
CTATATGAGACTTTTGTCTGAAGTATTATATTACAGAAGCTTACACAACAGACACCAGGATAGGATTTCTTTTTAAATGAATTCCTGATCTGAACTGACTGAAAGTTGTATGACACATCATAGAGATTTTTACCTTGAACTTTTTCCCTCCAATAGTCTCCATGTCACATTCCTGGTCAATGACAAACTTGTTGCTGATGGTCTTGTTTGTGGGATAGAGCTGGGACCATGAGAACACATTGCCATTCTGCACCACCTCAGTAATGAGCTTGTAGTCACGACCCTTCTCAATGATGTCATCAGGGATGCCTTGGATTACAAGAAAATATGTAGTTAGACTAGGGGTAATGAGGCAATTGTGAATCATATTCTCATGTCCGAGCACCGTAGTTTgtctatactactactgctaatccCCATTGAATGTGCAGTGATGTGAATACATCCATTTCAATATATTGCATTAAACCAATTGAATTCAAGATGTCAAGACAAAGACTAAGGCTTTCATAGGCTTACTATTACTTTATAAAGGTGGTTATTGAACTTGAATAAATGTCTTACCAAGGAGCTTGCAGAATTCATCGTATCCTTCCTGGGACTCAGTTTCCCATTTTCCAGCGAAGGCCATGGTGTACAGAAAGCAAAGGAGAggtaaaggagagggagaagcagtTCCAAGACCAGCAGGGAAGAGTCAGGTACTGAGTGACAACCTGTCCCTCTTTAAATAGACATGGCAACCATCTCCGCCC
This window harbors:
- the LOC115105233 gene encoding gastrotropin-like, with product MAFAGKWETESQEGYDEFCKLLGIPDDIIEKGRDYKLITEVVQNGNVFSWSQLYPTNKTISNKFVIDQECDMETIGGKKFKATVTMEGGKLSTKFPNYHHTSEISGGKLIETSIAGSVVLKRTSKKI